The genomic segment TTCCCGTACTGGGAGACGATGGACTTCCCGTCGATCGCCGAGGTGCGCGACGGCCTCACGCGGCAGTCGAGCGCGCTCGCGCCGGAATCGCAGTGGAAGTACTCGAACCTCGCCGTCGCGCTCGCGGGCGAGATCGTGGCCTCGGTCTCGGGCGTGCCGTATGCGCGCTACATCGAGCGCCGCATCCTCGAGCCGCTCGGGATGCGGAGCACGCTCGTCGACGGGATGTTGCCGGACGATCCAAGGCTCGCTCGAGGCTATAGCCGGCGCTTCCCGCGAGCGCCTCGCGAGCGCCGCGAGGTGGGCGACATCGGCGGCTTGATCGCGGCGGGCAATCTCGCCTCCACGGTGGAGGACCTCGCGCGCTTCGCCATGCTTCACTTCCGCACGACGGGTGGCGCCGAGGATTCGGTGCTGGCCGGCACCACCCTCAAGGAGATGCAGCGGATGCACTGGCTCGAGCCAGGCTGGCAGGCCGGCTGGGGTCTCGGCTTCCGCATCTACCGCGAGGAGGGCCGCACGTGCATCGGTCATGGCGGGCTCGTCCCGGGCCATGCGGCGGAGGTTCGGCTCCTTCCCTCCGAGAAGATCGCGATCATCGTGCTCTCGAACGCCGAGGACACCTGGCCGCTTCTCTATGCCCAGCGGGCCACAGCCTTGCTCGCGCCGGCGATTGCCGCAGCCAGCAGCGG from the Candidatus Methylomirabilota bacterium genome contains:
- a CDS encoding serine hydrolase domain-containing protein — translated: MSEPTPPSLDHPELRAALDLFVAWIEYRLAYWSLPSIAVALVHDQQLLWARAFGQADVERGIPATPATVYRVGSVTKLFTATAVMQLRDAGALRLDDPVAQHLPWFKIARERDHEGVELTVRQLLSHTSGLPREAAFPYWETMDFPSIAEVRDGLTRQSSALAPESQWKYSNLAVALAGEIVASVSGVPYARYIERRILEPLGMRSTLVDGMLPDDPRLARGYSRRFPRAPRERREVGDIGGLIAAGNLASTVEDLARFAMLHFRTTGGAEDSVLAGTTLKEMQRMHWLEPGWQAGWGLGFRIYREEGRTCIGHGGLVPGHAAEVRLLPSEKIAIIVLSNAEDTWPLLYAQRATALLAPAIAAASSG